Genomic window (Elusimicrobiaceae bacterium):
TTGTGGCATGACCGTGCCGTTGCCTACCGTCATAAACAAGGATTTAATCAGCACGATACCACTATGGCGGTAGTGGTGCAACGGATGATTCAGGCAGATACGGCCGGCGTCGGTTTTTCTATCAATCCGGTTAACGGGAATGTACATGAAATTTTAATCAATGCCAACTACGGACTAGGCGAATCGGTTGTGAGCGGGGAAAGTACGGTAGACCAGTTTATTATATCCAAAAAAGACAGCCGTATTTTACAGCGTGCGGTGGCCGAAAAAGAAGAAAAAATTGTCTCGTTGTCCCGCGGTACAAAAACAGTAAAATTAAGCGGTAAAGAAGCGCTGAAACCCTGTTTAACCGATAGCCAAATTAAACAAGTTGCCGCATTAAACGCAAAAGTGGAAAAGCACTATGGTTTTCCGCAAGATATTGAATGGGCATTTCAAGGGCGTCAGTTATTTTTACTCCAAGCCCGTCCCATTACTACGTTGCCTGCTCGTTGGACGCGGGATGAATCGGCAGAACGGTATCCAAGTGTTATCACACCTTTTACATGGGATTTTGTGGAAAAAGCTTTTCACATTTCACTCAATCACTCTTTCCGTTTGATGGGCCTGCCTCCTTTTGAAGGAAAATGGTTTGCTATGTTTGATAATTATATTTACGGCAACCAAAATGCCGTGTGGCTCTATATGGGGCAGACACCTGTGCAAATTGCCAATTTAGATGATTTGCGCAATAAAATTGGGTTCTTAAAGGATCGCTTTTCATATGTCCAAGAACTGCCTGTTAAATGGACGCGCAATTTAGACACTTATTTGCTGGGTATCGGTGCGCTGATGGCGGAAGATTTGTCTAAGAAAAATGTTTCGCAAGTGTGGGACTACTTGCTGCGTGTAGCAGAGTTGGGAACGAATTATTTCCGCCCGAATATTGCTATTTCCATCACACAAGCACTTTTGTATAAGATGTTTCTGTATTTCATTACGCTGGCGGTTGGGGAGGCAGAGGCCAAACACTTATTTCCCTTGTTGATTGCTACTACTGAAACAAAAACAAATTTGGTCAATACGGAATTGTACGGGCTGGCACAACTTGCCAAAAAGGATAAAGCGCTTTTGACGCTACTTTCCAAAACGCCTTCCCGGGATATTATTCAAAAACGCAGTCTAAAGAAATTTCCGGCTTTTGACAAAGCCTTTAGCAATTTTTTAAGTATGCACGGGCATCGGGAAACAGATTTTGATTATTACATTCCTACTTGGGTGGAAGCGCCTTGGGTGGTGCTGGATAATTTGAAACTTATTATCACCACTCCGCAAACGAAAACCCCGTTAGAAAAGGAATACGAAATCAAGATAGCTAATCAGGAAGCTCAAGCCCAATTATTTAGTAAATTGCCGCAAGATTTACATTTCTTTTACTATGAAATGTTGCGTTTGGTGCGGGCGTATACTTCGCTAGATGACATTGAGCATTATCAAACGACGCGGCTTACTTTGCCTATTCGGAAAGGAACTTTGGCAATGGGCAAACTGCTTAAAAAAGCTGGAATTGTTAAGAATCCGTATGATGTGTTTTTCTGCCATATGGATAGTTTGCAACAATTTGTAGAAGGAAAATTAACAAAGGTGCAGTTGAAACAAGTAATTGCCGCGGAAAAAGTCGCCTATTTGAAAAACAAAGAACGCACTCCTGTATGGGATTTGCAAGCGGAAGAAACTACACAACATGCATCTAATTCTTCGCAAATGACGGGGTTGGCCGGAAGTCCCGGTGTGGCCGAAGGCAAAGTGTTTATCGTACACTCCACCGAAGATTTTGCCAAATTTCCTAAAAATGCGGTATTGGTAGCCCGAACCACCAATCCGGCATGGACGCCGCTTTTTTATAATGCGTGTGCTTTAATTACGGAAAGCGGTGGGCCCTTGTCGCACGGGGCTGTTACGGCGCGTGAGATGAAACTGCCGGCCGTTATGTCGGTACGCAATGTACTTAAGACGCTTAAAAACGGTCAAAAAGTACGCGTAAACGGCAGTAAAGGAATTGTAGAAATCTTAAAATAAGTAGTGCTATATATTAAAACACCCCGAGCGTTGCGCTTGGGGTGTTTTATGCCCTACTAAATCAAAAGCCCCGCTTACGCGGAGCTCTTAAATTAGTACGGTGTGTGTAGTTTGAGTAGCACTATGCTAATATTTTAAATCATGTAAAAACCCTGCATTTCTGCAGGGTTTTGAATATAGAGTTATTTATCTTCTTTTTCTAATACGTAATAGGCGGGTTTTTGGCCACGGAAAATATAATCTCCGCTTTTCCATTCAAAGAACATATATTCTTTACCACCTATCTTTTTAATTTCGTACGCCGAGGCAGTCTTATCTCCTTTGTGTAGGACATAACCTTTTGTCCACGTAATAGCGGGAGACATGGGCGTTTTCCCATTGGGCTGTAAAGTCATAGTTTTCATATACAGGTCGCCTTTCCAAAACTTTTCTCCCGGTTTGAATTGGCTAGGCTCAAAGACGAAATCGACCGATTCCCACTTGCCAACCGCCTGAGGATCATTTTTGAAAGGCATATTGATGTTATCGGTGCGCAAATTAGACGTTTTGCGAAGTACATAATACGAGGGTTTTAACCCCAAACATGTATAATCGCCGCTTTTCCATTCAAAGAATAAGTAATCCTGGCCGTTGATTTTCTTAATCTCATAAACGGAATCGGTTTTATCTCCTTGGTGTAAAATATGGCCTTTGGTCCAAGTAAAACCGGAATTGACCACTTTCCCTTCCGGTAAGAAAGTCAATTCTTGCAGGAAGAGCTCGCCGCGGAAAGATTTTTGAGAAGGATTAAAATCTTCGATTTTATCTACAAAATCCACCGATACCCAATTCCCTTGCAGTTGGGGATCATCTACAAACGGAAGATTGACTTCATCTTGTTTGGGATTTAATTTTGCATTTGGACCAAAAGCCGCCTCACAATTTGGGTTAGCCATGGCCGAGAGGACAAGTCCTGCGCACAAAACAATTAACATCATCAGTTTACGAGACATAAGCGCTCCTTATTGGAAATGAATATAATTGGGTTGGCTTTCAAGCCCACGGGGACCGCACTCGCCAAAATTCTGTGCCACGTATATATTCGTGGCATGTAAAGCCGACGGCCCTAACAATTCTACTGGGTGGGGCTGACGTACATACAAGCCTATCCCTAAAAGTACAAGCAAACTTCCCACAGCTAACGCCCATTGGAAACGCCGATGGGCATGAGAGTTCAATTTCCGTTCCAAGGCCATTTTGACACGTTCTTTAGCCATAACACCGGGTTGGAAACCGCTCCCTAACATCGTGTTCAATTTGTCATTGTATTTCATAGCTCATTTCCTAATTTAAATTTTAACTTCTTAACGGCCCGGTGTAAAAGAACACCTACGTTACTTTGTGAGAGCCCTGTAATAGCGGCAATCTCGGTCTGTTTAAGATGCTGATAATAATGCAGGTTGATAAGCTCTCGCTCTTGGATTGTCAACACCTCTAAAGCAGCTTGCAGTTCTTCCTCCAAGGAGGTTCGTTCCAACGTGTGGGCCGGATTATCATCGGCAGGTAAATTTTCTTCTTGCTGTGGTGTAAACGAAAACCAAGAATGGATTTTCTTACGCCGGAAAAAATCTACCGTTACACTATGGGCAATGGTAAAAATCCACGCCTCAATAGGGGATTTATCTGCATTGTATGAATTAAACTTTCTATACAATTTTTCAAAAATACACGCCGTTAAATCTTCCGCTTCCGTATCCGTCTCACAGCGGTAACGTGCATAGTTGTAAACACGTATAAAGAAAGTTTCATACAATTCTTCAAACTGCATAAGTGTTCCTTTTTTAGGTCCGTCACTAGTTAATACGCACCACCTAACAAAATATTACAAAATTCTGTATAGAATTGACCGTTACTAATCGCAAATGCGCGACTTCCTACCTACTCTTGTCAGCATAAAAAGAGAATTTTTACCAAAACGCGCACAAATCCGCTAAATTTCCCATGCTATCAGTTGTCCACAAAAAAT
Coding sequences:
- a CDS encoding sigma-70 family RNA polymerase sigma factor, with product MQFEELYETFFIRVYNYARYRCETDTEAEDLTACIFEKLYRKFNSYNADKSPIEAWIFTIAHSVTVDFFRRKKIHSWFSFTPQQEENLPADDNPAHTLERTSLEEELQAALEVLTIQERELINLHYYQHLKQTEIAAITGLSQSNVGVLLHRAVKKLKFKLGNEL